One segment of Neodiprion fabricii isolate iyNeoFabr1 chromosome 1, iyNeoFabr1.1, whole genome shotgun sequence DNA contains the following:
- the LOC124187786 gene encoding acyl-CoA Delta-9 desaturase-like, whose protein sequence is MAPNLLGSTATLFLEATQQDIRQSKTPESVPSTSKSTAQTAQTRDEPKYKWRIVWRNVIAFLYLHIGALYGFYLFFAGAKFLTLIWTLVVAALGAVGVTAGAHRLWAHRAYKAKWPMRLILMIFQTLAFQNHLSEWVRDHRVHHKFTDTDADPHNAKRGFFFSHMGWLLVRKHRDVIEKGATVDVSDLESDPIVVWQRRLYVILMPVFCFLIPTWVPCRFWGETGMNSWYCATVFRYTLSLNLTWLVNSAAHIWGTKPYDDSISPTDNVRIALGAFGEGWHNYHHVFPWDYKAAELGNYRANFTTAFIDFFAWLGQAYDLKTVPLNMIKKRAARTGDGTRIDRDEHYGHSHEGAIWGWGDIDMHTEDILDAQITNKTD, encoded by the exons ATGGCGCCAAACCTCTTGGGTAGTACAGCGACGCTGTTCCTCGAGGCGACGCAACAGGATATCAGACAATCTAAAACGCCAGAATCAGTTCCGTCAACGTCGAAAAGCACAGCGCAAACAGCGCAAACGAGAGACGAGCCCAAGTACAAGTGGAGAATAGTTTGGCGGAACGTCATAGCGTTCCTCTACCTTCACATCGGAGCTCTTTACGGATTCTACTTATTTTTTGCCGGTGCAAAGTTTCTGACCCTGATTTGGA CGTTGGTGGTTGCTGCCCTTGGTGCTGTTGGTGTCACGGCCGGTGCTCATCGTCTCTGGGCGCACAGAGCATACAAAGCGAAATGGCCAATGCGTCTGATTCTGATGATATTCCAAACGTTGGCATTCCAG AACCACCTCAGCGAATGGGTTCGCGATCACAGGGTCCACCATAAATTTACGGACACGGATGCCGATCCGCACAATGCTAAAAGGGGTTTCTTCTTCTCGCACATGGGATGGCTGCTGGTCCGTAAGCATCGGGACGTGATCGAGAAGGGAGCGACAGTCGACGTGAGCGATCTTGAAAGCGATCCAATAGTCGTCTGGCAAAGAAG GTTGTACGTCATCCTCATGCCTGTATTCTGTTTCCTTATACCAACCTGGGTACCTTGTCGTTTCTGGGGAGAAACTGGAATGAACTCTTGGTATTGCGCCACCGTTTTTCGCTACACTTTGTCACTGAACCTGACTTGGCTTGTCAATTCGGCAGCCCATATTTGGGGCACTAAACCATACGACGA TTCTATCAGCCCGACGGACAACGTGCGCATAGCGCTCGGAGCTTTCGGGGAAGGATGGCACAACTACCACCACGTATTCCCGTGGGATTACAAAGCAGCTGAGCTCGGAAATTACCGGGCAAATTTCACGACCGCTTTCATAGACTTCTTTGCGTGGCTTGGACAGGCCTACGATTTGAAAACCGTGCCGCTTAATATGATTAAGAAAAGGGCAGCCCGTACCGGCGACGGAACGAGGATCGATCGAGATGAACATTACGGGCACTCGCACGAAGGCGCGATATGGGGTTGGGGCGACATAGACATGCACACCGAGGACATTCTTGATGCTCAGATAACAAACAAAACCGACTAG